GAGGCTGTCGTCCCCAGGCCGCCCGCGCTGCCCGCGGTAGAGGGGCACCGTCCGGCACGCTGCGGGACATGACAACGATTGCCGAACTCGTCTCCGACGCGGGTGGACTCCTGCACAAACGCGATCTCGTCGCGTGGGGTGCCACGGACCGCCACCTGACCGCCGCCGTCCGCTCCCGTTCGGTCAGTCGACCCCGACGCGGCTGGTACTCGACGTGGCCGCGGCACGACCCGCGGTTCGTCGCCGTCGCGGTGGGAGGCCGACTCACCGGGGCCTCCGCCCTGCACCAGCTCGGGGCCTGGTCGTGGCGACGTCCGCCGATCACGGTCTCCGTGCCCGAGACCGCGTCACGGCTCCGACGGCGACGCGGTGTCCGGGTGGTCTGGGACCCTGTCGAGCTGGGGGCCCGTGGCTCGACCTGGGCCGTGGACCCGCGAGACGCCCTCGCCCGCGCGGTGGTCGAGACGCGGTCCCTCGAGGACGCGGTCATCCTGGTCGACTGGGCCCGCAGGGTCGGCATCGTGACCGACGACGAGGACGCCACCGAGGTCCTGGCCCGGAAACGTGCCGACGCCGCGGGGCTGGTGGCCTGGAGCGACGGGGGAGCCGAGAGCATCCTCGAGTCGGCGGCCGGGACGCGGCTCCGGCAGGCCGGGCACCATGTCGTGAGACAGGTGCCCGTCGGAGACACGGGCAAGATCCTCGACATGCTCGTCGACGGGATCGTCGGTCTCGAGACCGACGGTCGCGAGCACCACGAGAGACGGTTCGACCGGGACCGTCTCAAGGACGCAGACATCGCCCTCGACGGGCGTGTGCCCTTCCGGGCGGGGACGACCATGGTCCGTGACCTGTGGGGCCGCACCTCGACCGCGATCGAGGCCCTGGTCACCACGGCGGGCGGCCCGAGACCGGAGTCACGTGTCGGCAACTCCTGCCTGCCGCGTGTGCTCGGGCCGCGGGGCCGCAGGAATTGGCGGCTCGCCGCACCGGGCCGACGCGGGAGGCAGGAGTTGCCGACAGGGGAAGGCGGGTGAGGGCGAAGCGCGACGGAGCGACGGGGCGAAGCGCGACGGGGCGACGGGGCGATGGGGCGATGGGGCGACGGGGCGATGGGGTGACGGGGCGACGGGGCGACGGGGCGATGGGGCGACGCGTGAGGGGGCGCCGGGAATGGGAAGGCCCGGGCGCGAGTTGGGCCTGCCGTGACCGCAGACTCCGCCACCCCGTCCGCGACCGTCAAGGTCGACATCTGGTCCGACATCGCCTGCCCGTGGTGCTTCATCGGCAAGCGCAAGTTCGAGGAGGCCGTGCGACGTTTCGGCGGCCCCGTCGAGGTCGAGTACCACTCGTTCGAGCTGTCTCCCGACACCCCGGTCGACTTCGAGGGCGACGAGGTCGACTTCCTCTCGAAGCACAAGGGCATGCCCGCCGACCAGGTCCGCGGCATGCTCGACACCGTCGCCGGCATCGCGTCCGAGGTCGGCCTCGCCTACGACTTCGAGCACCTGCAGCACACCAACACGGTCAAGGCGCACGAGCTGCTGCACTTCGCCAAGGCGAACGGTCGTCAGACCGAGATGAAGGAACGCCTCCTCCACGCCTACTTCGAGGAGGGCCGCCACGTGGGCCGCGTGGACGATCTCGTCGCGCTGGCCGGCGAGGTCGGCCTCGACGAGCAGGAGGCGCGCGAGGCACTCGAGACCGGACGTCACCTCGACGACGTGCGGGCCGACCAGGCCCAGGCGCAGGCCTTCGGCATCACCGGAGTCCCGTTCTTCGTCCTCGACGGCAAGTACGGCATCTCGGGCGCACAAGCTCCCGAGACCTTCGTGCAGGCCCTCGAGCAGGTCGCCTCCGAGGTGGCCCGATGACCGAGCCCGTCGAGGTCGAGAAGCCGTCCGTGCCCTTCACCATGCTCGGCGCACCGGACGCAGCCGCCTGCGAGGGGGACTCCTGCCTCGTCGTCCTGCCGAGCACCGCCGGTGGGTCATCCGACGGGGTCACGGACGACGAGCCCGGGAGGCGCGGCGTCAGTCGCTGATGTCGGCCACGGTCGCGTCGTACCCGGCGATCAGGTCGTCGGCCTCGACGAAGGCGCTGAAGCCGTGGGCTCCGGCACCCAGGGCGACGCGCCTCCCGACGATGCGGGAGTCCGCGACCACCGGCCACGCGGTCGAGCTGCCCAGGGGAGTGATCGTGCCCCGTTCGTACCCGGTGACCTCGAGGGCGACGTCCGCGCTCGGCATGGACAGCTTGTTGACGCCGACGACCGCTCGGAGCTTCGCCCACGAGATCTGCCGGTCGCCCGGGACGAGCGCGAACAGGAACGACCCGTCGTGGCGTTTGACCACCAGGCTCTTCACGATGTCGGAGGGCTGCAGTCCGAGCAGCGCGGCGGCGGCCTCGAGCGAGTCGGCCGCCGGACGCGCCACGATCTCGACCGCGAGACCGTGTGCGGCGGCGTCCGTGCGCACCCGCCCCGTGCCGTCGACCCGCCCCGGGTCGCCCCCGACGTCCGCGTCGTCCACACCACTCGTCAGCCCGCCGTCGCTCATGGGAGAATCGTAACGATGTCCACCACCACCCTGCCCTCGCGCGGTCTCTCGATCGGTCCGATCGACGTGGCCTCGCCGGTCGTGCTCGCCCCCATGGCCGGCATCACCAACACGGCCTACCGTCGCCTCTGTCGCGAGTACGGCGCCGGCCTCTACGTCAGCGAGATGATCACGAGTCGGGCTCTGGTCGAGCGCACGCCCGAGTCGATGCGCCTCATCCAGCACCACGAGTCCGAGACCCCCCGCAGCATCCAGCTCTACGGCGTCGAGCCCAACACGGTGGCCGAGGCGGTCACCATGCTCGTCGCCGAGGACCGCGCCGACCACATCGACCTCAACTTCGGCTGCCCGGTCCCCAAAGTCACCCGCAAGGGTGGCGGTTCGGCCCTCCCCTGGAAGATCGGCCTCTTCCGCGAGATCGTCGAGGGTGCGGTCGCGGCCGCGGGTGACATCCCGGTGACCGTCAAGATGCGCAAGGGCATCGACGACGACCACCTCACCTACCTCGAGGCCGGTCGCGCCGCGCAGGGCGCAGGCGTGGCCAGCATCGCGTTGCACGCGCGCACCGCGGCCGACTTCTACTCGGGCACCGCCGACTGGTCGGCCATCGCGACCCTGAAACAGACGATCACCGACGTGCCGGTCCTCGGCAACGGCGACATCTGGTCGGCGGCCGACGCGCTGCGCATGGTCGACGAGACCGGCTGCGACGGCGTGGTCGTCGGCCGGGGCTGCCTCGGCCGACCGTGGTTGTTCGGTGACCTCGCCGCGGCCTTCCGCGGTGAAGACCTCAAGGCCGAGCCGACCCTCGGCGAGGTGGGCCGCGCCTTCCGCCGTCACGCCGAGCTCATGGTCGAGTTCTGGTCGGGCGACGAGGGGCGGGCCTGCCGAGACATGCGCAAGCACGTCGCCTGGTACTTCAAGGGCTACCCCGTGGGCGGTGAGGTACGGGCGGCTCTCGCCCTGGCCGACTCGCTGCAGCAGATCGACGACCTGCTCGCCACGATGGACCCCGACGAGCAGTACCCCGGCGAGGCGGCCGAGGGGCCGCGGGGTCGTGCCGGCAGCCCCAAGCGACCCGCCCTGCCCGACCGGTGGCTCGAGAGCCGCGACCTCGACGAGGCCTTCAAGGCCGAGCTCGCCGCCGCCGAACTGCACCACAGCGGCGGCTAGGCACGCCCGTCAGCGACATCCCTTCCCGTCCCGACCGAGAGGCCCCGGTGTCCACCGAAGCCCTGCCGAGTGCTGCCCCCGGGTACGACCCCGCCGACTCCGAGCGCTGGTTGCCCGAGCAGCACTCCAACCGGCGCAGCGACTTCGCCCGCGATCGGGCACGTCTGCTGCACTCGAGCGCGCTGCGTCGTCTGGCGGCGAAGACGCAGGTGCTGAGCCCGACCGCCGGCCTCGACTTCGCCCGCAACCGGCTCACGCACTCGCTCGAGGTCGCGCAGGTCGGCCGTGAGCTCGCGACGAGCCTGGGCCTCGACCCCGACGTCGTCGACACGGCCTGTCTCGCGCACGATCTCGGCCACCCACCGTTCGGGCACAACGGCGAGCGGGCCCTGAACGAGTGGTCGTCCGACATCGGCGGCTTCGAGGGCAACGCGCAGACCCTCCGGCTGCTGACCCGCATCGAACCGAAGGTGATCGACGCGACCGGGCGGAGCTTCGGGCTGAACCTGACCCGCGCGAGCCTCGACGCCAGTTGCAAGTACCCTTGGCCGGCGGCCCAGGGCATCCCCGACCCGGGCGGTCGGATGAAGTTCGGCTTCTACGACGACGACACGGCCGCCTTCGAGTGGCTGCGCCGGGGTGCTCCGCGTCGGCGACGGTGCGTCGAGGCCCAGGTGATGGACCTCAGCGACGACATCGCGTACTCCGTCCACGACTTCGAGGACGCCGTGGTCAACGGGTACGTCGACGTCGCGGCCCTGGGGGCCCGGGTCGACCACGACTCGCTCGTCACGGCCATGCACGCGTGGGTCGGCGGCGAGCTCAGCCGCGACGAGCTGACCGAGGCCTTCGACCGGTTGCAGGCGCTGCCGTTCTGGCTCGAGTCGTACGACGGCAGCCGGTTCGCGCAGGCCCGCCTCAAGAACCTCACGAGTCAGCTGATCGGCCGGTTCGCCGGCTCGGCCACGCAGGCGACCCGCGACTCGTATCCCGGTGACGCCCTGATGCGCTTCGGCGCCTCGGTCGTCGTCGCCCCCGACGTGATCGGCGAGATCGCCGTGCTCAAGGGCATCGTCGCGGCCTTCGTCATGACGAGTGACGACCGGCAGCCGGTCTACCTGCGGCAGCGCGAGGTGCTCACCGGCCTCGCCGACGCCCTCTGGCAGGCGGGCCCTTCCGAACTCGACCGGGGCTTCGCGGCCGACTGGGCCTCGGCCGACGACGACGCCGCGAGGCGTCGGGTCGTCGTCGACCAGGTCGCCTCGCTGACCGACCAGAGCGCCATGGCCTGGCACGACCGGCTGACCGCCGGCCGCTGAGCCCCCCGAGGAGGCGCGGGTCCTCCCCAGCCCCACCGCGCCTCCTCGTCCTCCCGCGGTCGGCCCACCGGGTCGGCGCCGTCGGTGGCGCGATCTAGAATCGACACGTGCCCGGCCTGATCAAACGCAACGACATCGACGAGGTCCGGTCGCGCACCAACATCGCCGACATCGTCGGCGACCACGTCACGCTCAAGGGTGCCGGTGTGGGGTCGCTCAAGGGCCTCTGTCCGTTCCACGACGAGCGCAGCCCGAGCTTCCACGTGCGACCCCAGGTGGGTCGCTACCACTGCTTCGGCTGCGGTGAGGACGGCGACGTCTTCAGCTTCGTGATGAAGACCGACCACACGACCTTCCAAGAGGCGGTCGAGCGCATGGCGGCCCGCATCGGCTTCGAGCTGCACTACGAAGACGGCGGTCAGGCCAGCGACCACGGCAACCGGGCGCGACTGATCTCGGCGAACGAGGCCGCCCGAGAGTTCTTCGTGGACCACCTGACGGCCGCCGACGCCGAGCCCGCCCGGCGCTTCCTCGGCGAACGGGGTTTCGACCCGGCCGCGGCCGAGAGGTTCGGCGTCGGCTTCGCGCCGAAGTCGTTCGACGCCCTGCGGTCCCACCTCAAGGGGCTCGGCTACCGCGACGAAGAACTCGTCACCGCGGGGCTGCTGAGCCAGGGCGACCGCAGCCCCTACGACCGCTTCCGGGGGCGGCTCGTGTGGCCGATCCGCGACGTCACGGGGTCGACCATCGGGTTCGGCGCCCGTCGACTGCTCGAGGACGACAAGGGCCCGAAGTACCTCAACACCCCCGAGACGCCGATCTACCACAAGTCCCAGGTGCTCTACGGGCTCGACCTGGCCCGTCGTGACATCTCGAAGGGCAAGCAGGTCGTCATCGTCGAGGGCTACACCGACGTCATGGCGTGCCACCTGGCAGGGGTCACGACGGCCGTGGCGACCTGCGGCACGTCGTTCGGCGTCGACCACATCAAGCTGTTGCGTCCCATGCTCGGTGATGTCAGCGGGGCCGACACGTCGACCGGCGGCGAGGTCGTGTTCACCTTCGACCCCGACGAGGCGGGCCAGAAGGCGGCGTCCCGAGCGTTCGCGGAAGAACAGCGGTTCGCCGCACAGACCTTCGTCGCCGTCGCTCCCGACGGGCTCGACCCGTGCGACCTCAGGCTCAACCGTGGCGACGACGCCGTGCGCCGTCTCATCTCGACGAAACGTCCGATGTTCGAGTTCATGATCCGTCGGCTCATCGACGGGCACGACCTCGAGACGGTCGAGGGTCGCGTGTCGGCGCTCCGGGCGGCCTCTCCGGTGGTGGCGGGCATCCGTGACCGGTCGATGACGCAGGGCTACGTGCGATCGCTGGCGGGATGGCTGGGGCTCGACCCGGCCGACGTTGCGCGATCCGTCGACGACGCGAGTCGCGCCTCCTCGGCCCAGAACGCGCTCGAGCGGTCGCAGCCCAAGAGCGTGACCGACGGCCGGCAGTCGATCACGAGCCTGCCCCCGGTACCCGACGAGCCGGCCGGCCCGAGCCTGCTGACGCTGCCGGGAGACCTGACCACCCGGACCGAGCGCGACGCGCTCATGGCGATGCTCCAGCACCCGGCGACGGTCGGCTTCGAGCTCATGCAGCGGGCGGCCCGAGCACGCATCGAGAACAGTGCCCTGGCGGTCGTCCGCGACGCGATCGGGGCGAGCCTCGACCGCTTCGACTCGGCGGACTGGCTCGACGTCGTCCTCGGCCAGACCCCGTCGCCGTTCGACGCCCTCGCCAAAGAGCTCGCGGTCGCCCCCATCCCCGAACGCGAGGGACGCGAGATCACGACCTACTGTCGCGGCATAGTCGTCTCGATCGTCGAACGCGACCTGATCCGTGAGAAATCCGAACTGCTCGGTCAGTCGTTCCGCACCGACATGAAGTCCGAGCCCGATCGCTGGCGCGAGATCCAGGTGCGCATCGCCGCCGTCGAGGCCGAGCGCCGGTCCGTCCGCCAAGAGTGACGCTCTCGGTCGTGTCGAGGGTCCTCGTGTCTGAACGCGCATACATCGCGTGCATCAGCCGTCCGGCCCGACCGGACCAGTTGGCAAGGGTTCGTTGCGGGCCTGTAAACAGTTGCGCGATGAGTCCGTATCAGGCTCACGGGTGTGTTACCAATGGACGTTCCCTGAAACGGCCGCGTCCACAGCACGGCCCGGGGCCCCTTGCACACAGAGAAAGAGGTAACCGGATATGACATCCGACTCCACGCTCGCCCGACGCGCTCTCGCCGTCGTCGGTGGCGCCGCTGCCACCGCACTCGTCCTCTCGGGCTGCGCCTCCGGTGGTGACGCGACCGACGCCCTCGACGGTCTCAGCATCGGCACGACCGACGTCATCACGTCGCTCGACCCGGCCGGTTCGTACGACAACGGCTCGTTCGCCGTCCAGAACCAGGTGTTCGGCTTCCTGACGAACGCCCCGTACGGCAGCCCCGACGTCGAGCCCGACCTGGCCGAGTCCGCCGACTTCACCAGCCCGACCGAGTTCACGGTCAAGCTGAAGGACGGACTGACCTTCGCGAACGGCAACGCGCTCACCTCGAGCGACGTCAAGTTCAGCTTCGACCGCCAGCTGGCCATCGCCGACCCCAACGGCCCGTCGTCGTTGCTCGGCAACCTGGCGAGCACCGACGCGCCGGACGACACGACCGTCGTCTTCACGCTGAAGTCGGCCGACCAGACCTGGCCTCAGGTGCTCTCGAGCCCCGCCGGCCCGATCGTCGACGAGGACGTCTTCTCGGCCACCGGGTTGACCGACGCCGACGACATCGTCAAGGGCAACGCCTTCTCGGGCCAGTACACGATCACCGACTACTCGCAGAACGAGACGATCGCCTACGCGGCGAACGACGCCTACGACGGCGTGCTCGGTGCTCCGAAGACCGACTCGGTCACGGCGACGTACTACACCGAAGAGACCGACCTGAAGCTCGCCGTCCAGAACGGCGACGTCGACGTCGCGAACCGCAGCCTGAGCCCGACCGACCTGGCCGACCTGGCCAAGGACGACGCACTCACCGTGCACAACGGCCCCGGCGGCGAGATCCGCTACCTGGTCTTCAACTTCAACACCATGCCCTACGGCGCCACGCAGCCCGACGCCGACCCGGCCAAGGCCCTGGCCGTGCGTCAGTCGGTGGCCGACACGGTCGACCGTGCCGCCCTCGCCAAGGACGTCTACAACGACACCTACACGCCGCTCTACTCTGTCGTCCCCGACGGCCTGACCGGTGCGACCAAGCCCCTCGAGAGCCTCTACGGCGACGGCCAGGGCGGCCCGGACGTCGACAAGGCCGCCGCGGCCCTGTCGGCCGCCGGCGTCAGCACCCCGGTGTCGATCGACCTGCAGTACAGCCCCGACCACTACGGCGCGTCGAGCGACGAAGAGTACGCGCTGATCAAGTCGCAGCTCGAGGCGAGCGGCCTGTTCACCGTGAACCTGCAGTCCACCCTGTGGGACACCTACAGCACCGAGCGCCGCGAGGACGCCTACCCCGTGTACCAGCTGGGTTGGTTCCCCGACTTCTCGGACGCCGACAACTACCTGACGCCGTTCTTCAGCGCGGACAACTTCGTCGGCAACCACTACGACAGCCCGACCGTCCAGGGTCTGCTGACGCAGGAGATCGGCGAGCAGGACGCCTCGGCCCGTGAGGCGACCATCGGTCAGATCCAGGACGCCGTCGCGGCCGACCTGCCGACGCTGCCGCTGTTGCAGGGCACGCAGGTCGTCGTCTCGCAGTCCGACGTGAAGGGCGTGGACGACACGCTCGACGCGTCGTTCAAGTTCCGTTACGGTGCGCTGAGCCGCTGACGCGCCTCCCCGTCTCCTGAGTCCCGCCGGTCCGCCGGCCGGTCTCGGGGGCCGGGGGACTCCGCACCACGGCCGTACGCCGAGGGGGCGACCCGCGACACCGCGGGGCGCCCCCTCCGGCCTGCGACCGGCACCACACCATCGAAAGGCCCAACGACGTGACCCTGATCACCGACGGCTCCCTCACGGCGCCGCCCACATCCAGCCCCGGGAAGTCCCGAAGTTCCGGGGGCGGCGGCCTCGGACGCTACATCGTGATCCGCGCGATCCTGATCGTGCCCACCGTGTTCATCCTCGTCACGCTCGTGTTCTTCCTGATGCGCGTGGTCGGCAACCCGATCACCGCCTCCGTCGGCGGCCGTCTCACCGAGGCCCAGCTGCAGGAGCGTCTCGCCGCCGCCGGCTACGACCGCCCCGTTATCGTCCAGTACCTCGAGTACCTCGGCCAGATCGTCCGGGGCGACTTCGGCACCACCGCGACCGACAACCGCGAGATCAGCGGCATCCTGCTCCAGTACGGCAGCGCCACCATCGAGCTCGTCTTCTACGCGCTGATCGTCGCGCTCGTGCTGGGCATCCCGCTCGGCATGCTCGCCGCCTACGTCCGTGACCGCTGGCCCGACGCCATCCTGCGCGTGCTCGCGATCCTCGCCTACGCGACCCCGGTCTTCTTCGCCGGCCTGCTGCTCAAGCTCACCTTCTCGGTCTGGCTCGGCTGGCTGCCCCTCGGCGGTCGTGCCAGCACCCGCGTCGC
This genomic interval from Frigoribacterium sp. Leaf415 contains the following:
- a CDS encoding DsbA family oxidoreductase, with the translated sequence MTADSATPSATVKVDIWSDIACPWCFIGKRKFEEAVRRFGGPVEVEYHSFELSPDTPVDFEGDEVDFLSKHKGMPADQVRGMLDTVAGIASEVGLAYDFEHLQHTNTVKAHELLHFAKANGRQTEMKERLLHAYFEEGRHVGRVDDLVALAGEVGLDEQEAREALETGRHLDDVRADQAQAQAFGITGVPFFVLDGKYGISGAQAPETFVQALEQVASEVAR
- a CDS encoding aminoacyl-tRNA deacylase, producing MSDGGLTSGVDDADVGGDPGRVDGTGRVRTDAAAHGLAVEIVARPAADSLEAAAALLGLQPSDIVKSLVVKRHDGSFLFALVPGDRQISWAKLRAVVGVNKLSMPSADVALEVTGYERGTITPLGSSTAWPVVADSRIVGRRVALGAGAHGFSAFVEADDLIAGYDATVADISD
- the dusB gene encoding tRNA dihydrouridine synthase DusB, with the translated sequence MSTTTLPSRGLSIGPIDVASPVVLAPMAGITNTAYRRLCREYGAGLYVSEMITSRALVERTPESMRLIQHHESETPRSIQLYGVEPNTVAEAVTMLVAEDRADHIDLNFGCPVPKVTRKGGGSALPWKIGLFREIVEGAVAAAGDIPVTVKMRKGIDDDHLTYLEAGRAAQGAGVASIALHARTAADFYSGTADWSAIATLKQTITDVPVLGNGDIWSAADALRMVDETGCDGVVVGRGCLGRPWLFGDLAAAFRGEDLKAEPTLGEVGRAFRRHAELMVEFWSGDEGRACRDMRKHVAWYFKGYPVGGEVRAALALADSLQQIDDLLATMDPDEQYPGEAAEGPRGRAGSPKRPALPDRWLESRDLDEAFKAELAAAELHHSGG
- a CDS encoding deoxyguanosinetriphosphate triphosphohydrolase, with protein sequence MSTEALPSAAPGYDPADSERWLPEQHSNRRSDFARDRARLLHSSALRRLAAKTQVLSPTAGLDFARNRLTHSLEVAQVGRELATSLGLDPDVVDTACLAHDLGHPPFGHNGERALNEWSSDIGGFEGNAQTLRLLTRIEPKVIDATGRSFGLNLTRASLDASCKYPWPAAQGIPDPGGRMKFGFYDDDTAAFEWLRRGAPRRRRCVEAQVMDLSDDIAYSVHDFEDAVVNGYVDVAALGARVDHDSLVTAMHAWVGGELSRDELTEAFDRLQALPFWLESYDGSRFAQARLKNLTSQLIGRFAGSATQATRDSYPGDALMRFGASVVVAPDVIGEIAVLKGIVAAFVMTSDDRQPVYLRQREVLTGLADALWQAGPSELDRGFAADWASADDDAARRRVVVDQVASLTDQSAMAWHDRLTAGR
- the dnaG gene encoding DNA primase, which produces MPGLIKRNDIDEVRSRTNIADIVGDHVTLKGAGVGSLKGLCPFHDERSPSFHVRPQVGRYHCFGCGEDGDVFSFVMKTDHTTFQEAVERMAARIGFELHYEDGGQASDHGNRARLISANEAAREFFVDHLTAADAEPARRFLGERGFDPAAAERFGVGFAPKSFDALRSHLKGLGYRDEELVTAGLLSQGDRSPYDRFRGRLVWPIRDVTGSTIGFGARRLLEDDKGPKYLNTPETPIYHKSQVLYGLDLARRDISKGKQVVIVEGYTDVMACHLAGVTTAVATCGTSFGVDHIKLLRPMLGDVSGADTSTGGEVVFTFDPDEAGQKAASRAFAEEQRFAAQTFVAVAPDGLDPCDLRLNRGDDAVRRLISTKRPMFEFMIRRLIDGHDLETVEGRVSALRAASPVVAGIRDRSMTQGYVRSLAGWLGLDPADVARSVDDASRASSAQNALERSQPKSVTDGRQSITSLPPVPDEPAGPSLLTLPGDLTTRTERDALMAMLQHPATVGFELMQRAARARIENSALAVVRDAIGASLDRFDSADWLDVVLGQTPSPFDALAKELAVAPIPEREGREITTYCRGIVVSIVERDLIREKSELLGQSFRTDMKSEPDRWREIQVRIAAVEAERRSVRQE
- a CDS encoding ABC transporter substrate-binding protein — translated: MTSDSTLARRALAVVGGAAATALVLSGCASGGDATDALDGLSIGTTDVITSLDPAGSYDNGSFAVQNQVFGFLTNAPYGSPDVEPDLAESADFTSPTEFTVKLKDGLTFANGNALTSSDVKFSFDRQLAIADPNGPSSLLGNLASTDAPDDTTVVFTLKSADQTWPQVLSSPAGPIVDEDVFSATGLTDADDIVKGNAFSGQYTITDYSQNETIAYAANDAYDGVLGAPKTDSVTATYYTEETDLKLAVQNGDVDVANRSLSPTDLADLAKDDALTVHNGPGGEIRYLVFNFNTMPYGATQPDADPAKALAVRQSVADTVDRAALAKDVYNDTYTPLYSVVPDGLTGATKPLESLYGDGQGGPDVDKAAAALSAAGVSTPVSIDLQYSPDHYGASSDEEYALIKSQLEASGLFTVNLQSTLWDTYSTERREDAYPVYQLGWFPDFSDADNYLTPFFSADNFVGNHYDSPTVQGLLTQEIGEQDASAREATIGQIQDAVAADLPTLPLLQGTQVVVSQSDVKGVDDTLDASFKFRYGALSR
- a CDS encoding ABC transporter permease; translated protein: MTLITDGSLTAPPTSSPGKSRSSGGGGLGRYIVIRAILIVPTVFILVTLVFFLMRVVGNPITASVGGRLTEAQLQERLAAAGYDRPVIVQYLEYLGQIVRGDFGTTATDNREISGILLQYGSATIELVFYALIVALVLGIPLGMLAAYVRDRWPDAILRVLAILAYATPVFFAGLLLKLTFSVWLGWLPLGGRASTRVAIALGRIDNPTGIYIVDALRTGNSTIIVDVLSHAVLPALALGVLTAGIFLRLVRTNVIGTLGSEYVDAARSRGVSEFRLVRAHALKPALIPIITVMGLQIAMLLGGSVLTETTFGWRGLGFQLQQYLSARDFIAVQGIVAVLAVIVAVTNFVVDVIAALIDPRVRY